CGATCCGGCCCGAGCGCACGCCGATGTCGGTACGGGCCTCGCCCCAGGGCAGAAGGCAGACGCCATTGCGGATGATCAGGTCGTAATGCATCGGTTCCTCGCAGCCTGTCGGTGCCTCCGACGTATCCCCACAACGGGCACACGGCAAGGTTCGCGTCCCCTCATCCCGTCGCCCCTCATCCCGTCGCCCCTGGCAGCAGCGACAGCAGCCGTGCCTCCAGCCGGGCGGACTGGACGGGCGCGCAGAACGACTCCCGCGCCGTCGCCGCCGCCGCGCCCGCCATCGCATCGCGGGTCCGGGGGACCAGCATCGCCTGCATCGCATCCGCCAGCGCCATCGGATCGCCGGCCGGCACCACGATCCCGGCCCCCGCATGCCCCACCGCGCCCTCCAGCCCCGACTGGCTGGAGGCGACGACCGGCACGCCGCGCGCCATGGCCTCCACCGCGACGCTGGGCAGGCCCTCGCGGTCGCCGCCGGGCGGCACCACGCTGGGCACCAGCAGCGCGATCGCCCGGTCCATCTCCGCCGCCAGGTCCGCCGCCCCCAGCCAGCCGGCGAAGCGCAGGTTGGCCAGGCCCGCCGCACGGTCGCGCATCGCCGGCAGCAGCGGCCCGTCCCCCGCCAGAACGACCGGGGGCGTCACCCCGCGCCCGGCCAGAATCCGCACCGCGTCGATCAGCACCGGCACCCCCTTCTTGTCCACGAAGCGCCCGGCGAAGACGAAGCGGTCGGCGGGGCCGGCGGCCAGGGGGGCGGGCTCCGCCCCGATGGGAATCACCTCCAGCAGTCGGGCCGGCACCCCGCGTTCCAGCAACCGGTCGCGCACGCCCTCGGACACGCAGACGAACAGCGCGGCATGGGATTGCAGCGCCTGCCAGCGCCGCTGGAACACCGATGGCGGAAAGCCGCCCGCGTAATGCCGGTCCTTGAACGCGTCGCCGCCATGGAACGTCACCACCAGCGGCACGCCCAGTGCCCGGGCGATCGGCAGGGCCAGCGCGCCCCCGCGCCCGAACTGGGCATGCACCAGCACGGGCGCCAGGTCCGCGACCTCGCGCGCCGCGCCCCAGCCGAACTGCCGGAACGCCATCTGGCGCAGCGGCCGCAGGGGCCCGCTGCCGCCGAGGAAACGCACATCACCCGGCAAGTCGGGCGCGGGGGCATCGCGCCGGCACCCGACCCAGCAGGGCCGGAGAGTGCGAAACCCCATATATTGCCGCCGCATGAAGGCCTGTTCCGAGGGCGGCAGCAGCCGATCGCGATAGACGAGGACGGTCTTCACGCGACCACGGACATTGCGTCGCCCGGGGCGTCGCCCGGGATATCGCCCGCCGCTGGCCCAGCCGCGTCCAGCAGGTCGATCGCGGCCCGCAGCACCGTTGCGACCTCCAGCCCCGCGATGGGCGCGTGGCCCTCCGGCCCCGGCGCCGCGACGCCCCGGGCACAGCGGCCGGCGGGCCCGTATTCGGTCATCCGGCTGGGCCCGAACAGCCCCAGCGTCGGCGTGCCGGCCGCCGCCGACAGATGCATCAGGCCCGAATCGTTGCCGACGAACCCCTGGCAGCGCGCCAGCAGCGCCGCCACCTGGGGCAGCGCATGATCCCCCCCGGCATCGACGGCATCCGGCAGGGCGGCCAGCACCGGGGCCGCCATCCGGCGCTCGGCCTCGCCGGGGCCGTACAGGACGACCGGGCGCAGCGGGCCATGCCCGGCCTGCACCGCATGGGCCTGCAAGGCCTGGGCCAGCGCGACGAAGCGGTCCGCCGGCCAGATCTTCCCCACCCAGTTGGCGGTCGGCGCCAGGGCCAGCCAGCGCGTGCCGTCGGGCAGGATCGCCCGCGCCCGCTCGCGGTCCGCCGGCGCGGTCCACACCACCGGCAGGGGCGGCGGCGACAGGCCCAGCAGCGCGCCCAGATGGGCCACCCGCGCGCCCTGCCGCCGCCCGCCCCGCATGATCAGCCGCCGCCGGGCGGACAGGAACAGTGTGATCGCCGAACCGCGCAAATCCACGCACAGATCCCATCGGGTCCCGACGCAGTCGCGCCACAGCGACAGCCAGTGCAGGTCATGGCGCCGCTTGGTCACGACGATCGTCCGCTCGCGCCCGGGCATGGCATCGAACAGCGAGGCCGCCACCGGCCCACAGGCAATGGTGACGCGCGCGCCCGGATGACGCGCCAGCAGGACATCCAGCAACCCGGTGGACAGGACCGCGTCCCCCAGCCGGGTGGAGGTGATGAACAGAATCCGCATACCCCGCGACACTAGCCCATTGCCCGGGCGGGTGAAATCGGTCCATGGGGCCGGCGCATGCCCGATATATGGTCCCCGGAGGGATTCTCCCGTGGCTTTCCCCTTGTCGCCGGGGGCGCATGCGACCAACATCCATACCGCCATGACACATTTCGCCTTTCTACCGGACCGTGCCGTGCTGGCCATCTCCGGCGCCGACCGGGTGTCCTTCCTCCAGGGCCTGGTATCGAACGACGTTGCCGCCGTCGCACCCGGCCAGGCGGTCTGGACCGCGTTCCTGACGCCGCAGGGGAAATGGCAGGCCGATTTCTTCCTGTTCGCCGAAGCGGACGGCGAACGCCTGCTGCTGGATTGCGAGGCCGCGCAGGCCGACATGCTGCGCCAGCGCCTGGCGCGCTACCGCCTGCGCTCCGACGTGTCGATCGACCCGACCGGCTTTGCCGTCCATGCCGCGTGGGGCGCGGTGCCGCCCATGCTGGATTCGGCCATCGGCGCCCCCGATCCGCGCCTGGCCGAGGCCGGCTGGCGCCTGATCCTGCCCCGCCCCACCCCCGACGCGGCCGACCACGCGGCCTATGACGCCCATCGGCTGGCGCTGGGCCTGCCGGACGGATCGCGCGACTGCGAGGAAGGCAAGACCCTGCTTCTGGAAGCGAATTTCGAGGCCCTGAACGGCATCTCCTGGACCAAGGGCTGCTATATGGGCCAGGAACTGACGGCCCGCACCCGGTATCGCGGCCTGGTCAGGCGCAAGCTGCTGCCCGTGTCCGGCGCGGCCCTGCCGCCGCCCGGCACCCCGCTGATGCATGGCGAGAAGGAGGCCGGAATCATGGCCTCGTCCCGCGACGGGCGGGGGCTGGCGATGCTGCGACTGGACCATCGCAGCGCCGAGCTGACGGCCGAGGGCCATTCGGTCCAGGTCCACATTCCTTCCTGGCTGACGCTCAAGACCGAAGCCGAAGGCTGACCCGGCGTGGCCGGCGACACGCCGAACGACCGCCCAAGGATGACCATGACCTACCTTCCCCCCGACGACGCCACACGGGCCCGCCTGCTCGACCAGGTCCATTTCGACGATGCCGGGCTGATCGCCGCCGTGGCGCAGCAGCACGACACGGGCGAGGTGCTGATGCTGGCCTGGATGAACCGCGCGGCGCTGGACGAGACGCTGCGCACCGGCCGGGTCTGCTATTATTCGCGCAGCCGCGGCGCGCTGTGGCGCAAGGGCGAGACCTCGGGCCAGGTGCAGACCCTGGTCGATGCCCGCCTGGATTGCGACCGCGATGCCGTCCTGCTGCTGGTCGAACAGAGCGGGGTGGCCTGTCACACCGGGCGGCGGAGCTGCTTCTACAACGCCATGCGCCCCCTGGGCCTGATCGAGATCAGCGCGCCCCTGGTGTCGGCCGACGCCCTCTACGGCAAGAACTAGGACCAACACCCGTCATGCCTGCTTCCGAAAAGCCGCCCGTCGGCAAACTGGTCTTCCTCACCCTGCTTATCCTGATGACGATCGGGATGGGCATCTCCCTCCTGCACTCCGAATTCACCTCCATCCGCTCCGCCGGCGGTCCTCCGGTTCCGGCCCCGCAATCGGCGCAGCCGCACGGCTAGGGGCTGTTCCGCGCGCCTTCGAAGGGGAACGCTTCGGAAGCGCAGGCGTCTTTCAGGTCATCGGCCCGCTGCGGCGGCCCGGATACGGGAAGAGAAAGAATAGCGACGATGACGGATACGAAGCGGTTTGACGGAAAGGTCACCCTGGTGACCGGCGCGGCGGGGAATATCGGTCTGGCGACGGCGGAACGCCTGGCCGCGTCCGGTTCGGCCATTGCGCTGCTGGACCTTGGCGGCGCCAAACTGGACGATGCGGTCGCCAAGGTTGCGCGCGCCGGCGTCACGGCGCGCGGCTATGCCTGCGACGTGACGGACGCCGCACAGGTTCAGGAGATCGTGGACAGGGTGGTCGCGGATTTCGGCCGGATCGACTTCCTGTTCAACAACGCGGGCTACCAGGGGGCTTTCGCACCGGTCCACGCGTATCCGACGGAGGATTTCTCCCGGGTCATGACCATCAATGTGTGCGGGGCGTTTCACGTCCTGCAGGCAGTGGCCCGGCACATGGTCGGCCGGAATTTCGGGCGGATCGTGAACACGGCGAGCATGGCCGGCGTCGGGGGGCCACCGAACATGGCGGGCTATGCCGCGTCGAAATTCGCGATCGTCGGACTGACCCAGACGGCGTCCAAGGACCTGGCGCCCTACAATATCCGCGTGAACGCGATCAGCCCGGCCTTCATGGGCCCCGGCTTCATGTGGGACCGGCAGGTCGAGCTTCAGGCGAAGGCCGGAAGCCAGTATTTTTCCAGCGACCCGAAGGTGGTGGCGGAACAGATGATCAATTCGGTCCCGATGCGCCGGTACGGCGACATCACGGAAATTCCCGGGGTCGTGGAATTCCTGCTGGGCGATGATTCCAGCTACATGACGGGCGTGAACCTGCCGATCGCAGGCGGCATTCTTTAACGTTTCCCGCCGTCCAGCACCGCCATCAGTTCGGCCGCCGCCGCGTCGTCCGGGTCGCCCTGCGGGGCGGCCAGGGCGGCCGCCACGGCGCGGAAGCCGGCCCGTTGCAGGGCGGCGCTGCGTTCGTCGGTCAGCAGGCGCAGCACGGTGGCGGCCAGCAGGTCGGGGCGGCAGCGATCCTGCAGCAGTTCCGGCACCAGCCGGTGCCCGGCCAGCAGGTTAACCATGGCGACATAAGGCACGCGGATCAGCCGCCGCGCCATCGCCGCCGTCAGCGGATTGACGCGATAGGTCACGGCCATCGGCACGCCGGCCAGCGCCAGTTCCAGGGTTGAGGTGCCCGACTTGGTCAGCGCCGCGCCGGCGGCGGCGAAGGCATCATGCTTCTCGTCCAGGTCGGTCACGATGATCGGCTTCATGGGCCAGTCGGCCACGCCGCGCCGCACGGTCTCGGCCACCACGGCCGAGACCGGCACCACCGGCACGATTCCGGGGCAGGTCGCGGCCAGGATGCGCAGCGTCCGCCCCAGCACCGGCAGCAGGCGCGGGGCCTCGGACCGGCGGCTGCCGGGCATCAGGATCAGGATCGGCGTGCCGGGCGCAATGCCATGCCGGGCGCGAAACGCCGCGCCGTCGCCCCGCCCCGCCCCGGATTGCAGGACCGGATGGCCGACGAACCGGGCCTCCAGCCCGTGACGGCCGAAGAAGGCGGGTTCGAACGGCAGCAGGCACAGCAGGCGGTCCCACAGGCCGGGAAATTCGCGCACCCGATGCTCGCGCCACGCCCAGACCTGCGGCGCGACATAATGAACCCGGGGAATCCCCTCGCCCTCGATCCGGCGCAGCAGCCGCAGCGTGAAGCCGGGACTGTCGATCGTCACCACCAGGTCGGGCCGGGTCTGGCGAATATGCTCCACCGCCTGGTCCAGCCGGCGGGACAGATGCCGGATGCGCGGCAGCACCTCGACCAGGCCCATCACCGCCAGGTCGCGCAGCGGGAACAGGCTGCGCAGGCCGGCTTCCTCCATCCGCGCGCCGCCGACACCGGCGAAGCGCAGGGTCGGATCGCGGCGGCGCAGCGCCGCCATCAGGCGCGCGCCCAGCACATCGCCGCTGGCCTCGCCCGCCAGAAGCCAGACCGTCCGCCCGGCCGCAGCGTTCATCCCCGCAGCGTGGCGCCGCAGGCCCGCGTCACGGCGGCCACGACCTTGTCCGACACCGCATCGATCTCGGCATCGGTCAGGCTGCGCGCGACGGGTTGCAGCGTCACCTCGACGCCCAGGGATTTATGGCCCTCGGGCACCTTGTCGCCCTCGTACACGTCGAACAGGCGCACGGCGGAAATCAGCGTCCGCTCCGCCCCGCGCGCCGCGCGCAGCACGGATTCGGCCGCCACGTCCCGCGCGACGAGGAAGGCGAAGTCGCGATGCACCGGCTGGAACGGCGACAGCTCGGGCGGCGACCGGCGCCGGCGCTTGGGCTCGGCGATCGCATCCAGGAACAGTTCGAACCCGACCACCGGCTGGTCCAGGCCGCGCCCGGCCAGCAGTGCGGGATGCAACTGGCCGAACCAGCCCAGGACGATGCGCGGCCCCTGCCGGATGACGCCCGACCGGCCCGGGTGATAATGGCCCGGCGCGTCGGCCGTCACACTCACGCCCTCGACCGGCGCCCCCAGGGCCGCCAGCACCGCCATGGCATCGGCCTTGACGTCCCACAGGCTGACCGGATCGGCGCCGCCGCCCGGCACGCGCGGGGCATGGCCGCTGCGCAGGCCGGCGGCGATCAGCGTCTGCCCGTCGGCGGAAAAGCCTGGCCCCACCTCGAACAGGCCCAGGTCGGGATAGCCGCGCGCGCTGTTCCGCTCGACGGCGGACAGCAGGTTGACCATCGGCGTGGGGCGCATCTGGTCCAGGTCTGCGGCGATCGGGTTCAGCAGGCGCAGGCTTTCCGGCACCGCGCCGAACTGCGCGCTGGCCCCGTGGGCGGCGAAGGAATAGCCCACGGTTTCCAGCATGCCGCGCGCGGCCAGCACCCGCCGCGCGGTGGCCGCGCGCACCTGGCGCGGGACCAGCGCCGGCAGCGGCACCGCGGAAAGCGCCGGCAGCGACACGGGCGGGATCGAATCCAGCCCGCGCAGACGCAGGATCTCCTCGATCAGGTCGCATTCGGAATCGACGGCGATGGCGCCCTCGGCCGCGATCCGCGCCCGTTCGGGCGACAGGTCCGGTCCCTGGTCCAGGACCATGGGCATGGCGACGTCGTTGCGCCAGGACGGCACATCCACCACCACGCCGTCTTCATCCCGCATCCGCACCGCGAAGCCCAGGGCCTCCAGCGACGCCACCACCGCATCGGGAGACACGTCCACGCCCCCCAGCCCGGCGATGCGGGCGAAGCGCAGCCGGGCCTCGCGCTGCCAGGCCGGCGGCGCACCGGCCGAGACGACCTCGCTCGCCTCGCCGCCGCACAGATCGACGATCATGCGCGTGGCGGCTTCCAGCGCCGCGACCGGCAGCGCCTGGTCCACCCCGCGCTCGAACCGGTGGCGCGCGTCGGAATGCAGGCCCAGCCGGCGGCCGCTGAGCGCGATGCGCACCGGGTCGAACAGCGCGCATTCGACGAAGACAGTGGTCGTCGCCTCGGTCACGCCGGTCCCCTCGCCGCCCATGATGCCGGCCAGGGACTGCACCCCGGCGGCATCGGCGATCACGCAATCCTCGGGCGACACCACGACGTCGCGTCCGTCCAGCGCGCGGAAGGTCTCGCCCGCGCCACGGCAGATCGTCAGCCGGTCGCCGGTCACGCGATCCACGTCGAACACATGCAGCGGACGGCCCAGGTCGAAGGCGAAGAAATTGGTGATGTCCACCAGGGCCGAGATCGGACGCAGGCCGATCGCCCGCAGCCGGTTCTGCAGCCATTCGGGGCTGGGGCCGTTGCGCACGCCGCGAATGGCGCGCCCCAGAACCCAGGGACAGGCCTCGGGAAAGTCGTTGGCCCACGCCAGGGGGGAGTCGAACGTGCCCTCGACCGTCTCGGCCAGCCAGGGACGCAGATGCCCGATGCCGGCCGCCGCCAGGTCGCGGGCGATCCCGCGCACCGCCAGCGCGTCGCCCCGGTTCGGGGTCACGGCGATTTCGATCACCGGGTCGTCCAGTCCGGCGAAATCGGCATAGGACTGGCCGGGCGCGGTGCCGTCGGGCAGTTCGGCGATGCCGTCATGCGCCTCGCCCAGCCCCAGTTCGCGCAGCGAACACAGCATGCCGCCGCTGGTCTCGCCCCGGATCGCGCCGGCCTTGATGGTGATGTCCAGGCCGGGGATGTACGTGCCCGGCGGGGCGAAGATG
This genomic stretch from Gluconacetobacter diazotrophicus PA1 5 harbors:
- a CDS encoding glycosyltransferase yields the protein MKTVLVYRDRLLPPSEQAFMRRQYMGFRTLRPCWVGCRRDAPAPDLPGDVRFLGGSGPLRPLRQMAFRQFGWGAAREVADLAPVLVHAQFGRGGALALPIARALGVPLVVTFHGGDAFKDRHYAGGFPPSVFQRRWQALQSHAALFVCVSEGVRDRLLERGVPARLLEVIPIGAEPAPLAAGPADRFVFAGRFVDKKGVPVLIDAVRILAGRGVTPPVVLAGDGPLLPAMRDRAAGLANLRFAGWLGAADLAAEMDRAIALLVPSVVPPGGDREGLPSVAVEAMARGVPVVASSQSGLEGAVGHAGAGIVVPAGDPMALADAMQAMLVPRTRDAMAGAAAATARESFCAPVQSARLEARLLSLLPGATG
- a CDS encoding glycosyltransferase family 9 protein, with amino-acid sequence MRILFITSTRLGDAVLSTGLLDVLLARHPGARVTIACGPVAASLFDAMPGRERTIVVTKRRHDLHWLSLWRDCVGTRWDLCVDLRGSAITLFLSARRRLIMRGGRRQGARVAHLGALLGLSPPPLPVVWTAPADRERARAILPDGTRWLALAPTANWVGKIWPADRFVALAQALQAHAVQAGHGPLRPVVLYGPGEAERRMAAPVLAALPDAVDAGGDHALPQVAALLARCQGFVGNDSGLMHLSAAAGTPTLGLFGPSRMTEYGPAGRCARGVAAPGPEGHAPIAGLEVATVLRAAIDLLDAAGPAAGDIPGDAPGDAMSVVA
- the ygfZ gene encoding CAF17-like 4Fe-4S cluster assembly/insertion protein YgfZ — its product is MTHFAFLPDRAVLAISGADRVSFLQGLVSNDVAAVAPGQAVWTAFLTPQGKWQADFFLFAEADGERLLLDCEAAQADMLRQRLARYRLRSDVSIDPTGFAVHAAWGAVPPMLDSAIGAPDPRLAEAGWRLILPRPTPDAADHAAYDAHRLALGLPDGSRDCEEGKTLLLEANFEALNGISWTKGCYMGQELTARTRYRGLVRRKLLPVSGAALPPPGTPLMHGEKEAGIMASSRDGRGLAMLRLDHRSAELTAEGHSVQVHIPSWLTLKTEAEG
- the hisI gene encoding phosphoribosyl-AMP cyclohydrolase, which codes for MTYLPPDDATRARLLDQVHFDDAGLIAAVAQQHDTGEVLMLAWMNRAALDETLRTGRVCYYSRSRGALWRKGETSGQVQTLVDARLDCDRDAVLLLVEQSGVACHTGRRSCFYNAMRPLGLIEISAPLVSADALYGKN
- a CDS encoding SDR family NAD(P)-dependent oxidoreductase; this translates as MTDTKRFDGKVTLVTGAAGNIGLATAERLAASGSAIALLDLGGAKLDDAVAKVARAGVTARGYACDVTDAAQVQEIVDRVVADFGRIDFLFNNAGYQGAFAPVHAYPTEDFSRVMTINVCGAFHVLQAVARHMVGRNFGRIVNTASMAGVGGPPNMAGYAASKFAIVGLTQTASKDLAPYNIRVNAISPAFMGPGFMWDRQVELQAKAGSQYFSSDPKVVAEQMINSVPMRRYGDITEIPGVVEFLLGDDSSYMTGVNLPIAGGIL
- the lpxB gene encoding lipid-A-disaccharide synthase, whose product is MNAAAGRTVWLLAGEASGDVLGARLMAALRRRDPTLRFAGVGGARMEEAGLRSLFPLRDLAVMGLVEVLPRIRHLSRRLDQAVEHIRQTRPDLVVTIDSPGFTLRLLRRIEGEGIPRVHYVAPQVWAWREHRVREFPGLWDRLLCLLPFEPAFFGRHGLEARFVGHPVLQSGAGRGDGAAFRARHGIAPGTPILILMPGSRRSEAPRLLPVLGRTLRILAATCPGIVPVVPVSAVVAETVRRGVADWPMKPIIVTDLDEKHDAFAAAGAALTKSGTSTLELALAGVPMAVTYRVNPLTAAMARRLIRVPYVAMVNLLAGHRLVPELLQDRCRPDLLAATVLRLLTDERSAALQRAGFRAVAAALAAPQGDPDDAAAAELMAVLDGGKR
- the pheT gene encoding phenylalanine--tRNA ligase subunit beta is translated as MKFTLSWLRDHLDTTATTDEICAKLNTIGLEVEGVEDPGAALAPFRTARIVEAVQHPNADRLRVCRVDAGPGFDPVQVVCGAPNARTGLSVIFAPPGTYIPGLDITIKAGAIRGETSGGMLCSLRELGLGEAHDGIAELPDGTAPGQSYADFAGLDDPVIEIAVTPNRGDALAVRGIARDLAAAGIGHLRPWLAETVEGTFDSPLAWANDFPEACPWVLGRAIRGVRNGPSPEWLQNRLRAIGLRPISALVDITNFFAFDLGRPLHVFDVDRVTGDRLTICRGAGETFRALDGRDVVVSPEDCVIADAAGVQSLAGIMGGEGTGVTEATTTVFVECALFDPVRIALSGRRLGLHSDARHRFERGVDQALPVAALEAATRMIVDLCGGEASEVVSAGAPPAWQREARLRFARIAGLGGVDVSPDAVVASLEALGFAVRMRDEDGVVVDVPSWRNDVAMPMVLDQGPDLSPERARIAAEGAIAVDSECDLIEEILRLRGLDSIPPVSLPALSAVPLPALVPRQVRAATARRVLAARGMLETVGYSFAAHGASAQFGAVPESLRLLNPIAADLDQMRPTPMVNLLSAVERNSARGYPDLGLFEVGPGFSADGQTLIAAGLRSGHAPRVPGGGADPVSLWDVKADAMAVLAALGAPVEGVSVTADAPGHYHPGRSGVIRQGPRIVLGWFGQLHPALLAGRGLDQPVVGFELFLDAIAEPKRRRRSPPELSPFQPVHRDFAFLVARDVAAESVLRAARGAERTLISAVRLFDVYEGDKVPEGHKSLGVEVTLQPVARSLTDAEIDAVSDKVVAAVTRACGATLRG